The following proteins are encoded in a genomic region of Dyadobacter sp. UC 10:
- a CDS encoding TonB-dependent receptor produces the protein MKKNAARQFAARLMTFSLIQFLIMLTVIGISFAHDSKAQQYLDRRLSIDAQNVHFKKVLTDIEKSTDVRFVYSSQVIEPGRMITIRQQNVTLRQVLQQLLTPLQINYELVGKKIVLSNKIRDNRQSDAGIDLSEDAGEVETARVTTGKVTDEKGLGLAGVNVVVKGTQIGTTTDTEGQYSIDVQPDAILVFSFVGYKSQEVTVGTRSDISVSLVAEDRALQEIVVVGYGTQKQREVTGSIATLQAAQLEDQPVGQFAQKLQGRIAGVQINQATGVPGSGMTIRIRGAASINAGNSPLYVVDGFPIVGDINNINPNEIETFSILKGASAAALYGSRAANGVVLITTKQAKPGKTAIQFSATFGVAQVPQKGRAKLMNSKEFLQDRKAIFEDKIKYEGYTGGIPELYQNPEAWTGPDTDWYEELLQPAGQNSYNLSLMTNKDNFSSATTVGYYKEKGAVINSDFQRFSFRSNNEYKVNKAIRVGVNIAPTYQVSNNPTNSSDDFSNGDGFYSLIYSAIITPPIFSPYETNPDGTKKVSFSGPGLFTFPNWKRSLEETTNKSSSTRVLGNAYAEVDFLKDFRFKSSVSIDLQDRRQRTFSPSTVGTIFANAPKLATGSYRTSQYTSWLTENTLNYTKTIAADHNVEALVGYSAQLFRQENNLLTGTSFPDDAVSWIDAAAIKNGGSNSTEWSLLSMFTRLNYNYKGKYLLAASIRRDGSSRFGSENRWGSFPSISAGWIISDEAFAQKWKSVSYLKFRAEYGDAGNFNIGNYNQFGNIVTTNYVFGGALVQGRSPSSIGNNRLTWETTRGMDFGVDLGLFNDRVSVTLDYYTKRTKNMLYQVDIPAGTGFSNIQDNIGEFKFWGYEVGATTRNLVGALKWTTDFNVSINRNRVMKLGTNNTPIGGIGEYPSEIWKTEVGRPMGQFYGYIFDGIYKTQEEFDSQAKHSTSQVGTARMKDLNNDGVINTLDRTYIGNPSPKFLFGINNSLNYRNFDLNLVFSGAVGNKMYYSLAEWTETLEGIFNVEKYMKDRWRSEDDPGAGIIGRSLSGTTSFPRSNTNRLVLDASYLTLKNVTLGYTLPHLTRFVSKARIFVSIQQAFVLTKYKGSNPEASLNGLNGLREGVDVSPYPVPRTSALGLNVSF, from the coding sequence ATGAAAAAAAATGCTGCCCGGCAATTTGCGGCTAGACTAATGACATTCTCTCTGATACAGTTCCTGATCATGCTGACAGTCATCGGCATTTCGTTTGCTCACGACTCGAAGGCGCAGCAATACCTCGACCGCAGGCTGAGTATTGATGCGCAGAATGTTCACTTTAAGAAGGTCTTGACCGATATCGAAAAGTCGACTGACGTCCGGTTCGTATACAGTTCTCAGGTAATCGAACCTGGCCGCATGATTACGATCCGGCAGCAAAATGTTACGCTGAGGCAAGTTCTGCAGCAGCTTTTGACGCCGCTGCAAATCAACTACGAACTCGTTGGTAAAAAGATCGTATTGTCCAATAAAATCCGCGACAACCGCCAGTCGGACGCAGGTATCGACCTCAGCGAAGACGCCGGGGAGGTTGAAACTGCACGGGTCACAACGGGTAAGGTGACGGACGAGAAAGGGCTGGGATTAGCAGGGGTGAATGTGGTTGTGAAGGGTACGCAGATCGGTACAACCACTGATACAGAGGGGCAGTATTCCATTGACGTGCAACCGGACGCGATTCTGGTATTCAGTTTTGTGGGATATAAAAGTCAGGAGGTAACAGTGGGAACGCGTTCTGATATTTCTGTTAGTCTAGTTGCCGAGGACCGCGCGTTGCAGGAAATTGTGGTAGTAGGTTACGGAACACAAAAGCAGCGGGAAGTAACCGGCTCCATCGCCACCTTGCAGGCGGCGCAGCTGGAAGATCAGCCGGTAGGCCAGTTTGCGCAAAAGTTACAGGGGCGGATCGCGGGTGTGCAGATCAACCAGGCTACGGGCGTGCCGGGAAGCGGAATGACGATCCGGATCCGCGGCGCGGCGTCGATCAATGCCGGTAACTCGCCGCTTTATGTAGTGGATGGTTTTCCTATTGTCGGGGATATCAACAATATCAATCCCAACGAAATTGAAACATTCTCCATCCTGAAAGGCGCTTCTGCCGCCGCATTGTACGGTTCGCGTGCGGCAAACGGTGTGGTACTGATCACCACCAAGCAGGCAAAGCCCGGAAAGACTGCGATCCAGTTCAGCGCTACTTTCGGCGTGGCGCAGGTGCCGCAGAAAGGACGCGCCAAGCTGATGAATTCAAAGGAATTCCTGCAGGACAGGAAAGCGATATTTGAAGATAAGATCAAATACGAAGGCTACACAGGAGGTATTCCTGAACTCTACCAAAATCCCGAAGCCTGGACGGGGCCGGATACTGATTGGTATGAAGAATTGCTGCAGCCCGCTGGCCAAAACAGCTATAATCTGTCTTTGATGACCAATAAGGACAATTTCAGCTCAGCTACGACTGTCGGCTATTACAAGGAAAAAGGTGCGGTGATCAATAGTGATTTCCAGCGTTTTTCTTTTCGTTCCAACAATGAATACAAGGTCAATAAAGCCATCAGGGTAGGCGTCAACATTGCCCCTACGTACCAGGTGAGCAATAACCCGACGAATTCCAGTGATGATTTTTCTAACGGTGACGGGTTTTACAGTCTGATTTATTCGGCGATCATCACGCCCCCCATTTTTTCACCCTACGAAACGAATCCCGACGGAACAAAGAAGGTAAGTTTTTCCGGTCCCGGCTTATTCACATTTCCAAACTGGAAAAGGTCACTGGAAGAAACGACAAACAAAAGCTCCTCCACCCGGGTACTTGGAAATGCCTACGCCGAAGTTGATTTTTTGAAGGATTTTCGATTTAAAAGTTCGGTATCCATTGATTTGCAGGATCGCAGGCAGCGCACGTTCAGTCCGTCGACCGTAGGAACGATTTTCGCCAATGCGCCCAAGCTGGCGACCGGCTCTTACCGCACCAGTCAATACACTTCCTGGTTGACTGAAAACACCCTGAACTATACCAAAACAATCGCTGCCGATCACAATGTGGAAGCGCTGGTAGGGTATTCGGCCCAGCTTTTCAGGCAGGAGAATAATCTGCTGACCGGAACCAGCTTCCCCGACGATGCGGTAAGTTGGATCGATGCTGCTGCTATTAAAAACGGCGGCAGCAATTCTACGGAATGGTCTCTGCTATCGATGTTTACCCGTTTGAATTACAATTATAAAGGTAAATACCTGCTCGCAGCCTCTATTCGCCGAGATGGTTCGTCCCGGTTCGGGTCTGAAAACCGGTGGGGCTCATTTCCGTCGATTTCGGCGGGCTGGATCATTTCCGACGAAGCTTTTGCACAAAAATGGAAGTCTGTCAGCTACCTGAAATTCCGCGCGGAATATGGCGACGCGGGTAATTTCAATATTGGAAACTATAACCAGTTCGGCAATATCGTCACGACCAACTACGTGTTTGGCGGGGCGCTGGTACAGGGCCGCAGCCCTTCCAGTATCGGCAACAACCGGCTAACCTGGGAAACAACCCGTGGAATGGATTTCGGTGTGGACCTTGGCCTGTTCAATGACAGGGTTTCGGTGACACTGGACTATTATACCAAGCGGACTAAAAATATGCTGTACCAGGTTGACATTCCGGCCGGTACCGGGTTTTCGAATATCCAGGATAATATCGGGGAGTTTAAATTCTGGGGATACGAGGTAGGGGCGACCACGCGAAACCTTGTAGGCGCACTGAAATGGACGACCGATTTCAATGTATCTATAAACAGGAACCGCGTGATGAAACTGGGTACCAACAATACGCCGATCGGGGGCATTGGTGAGTATCCTTCCGAGATCTGGAAAACAGAAGTAGGCCGCCCGATGGGCCAGTTTTACGGATATATTTTCGACGGTATTTACAAAACCCAGGAAGAATTCGATTCCCAGGCCAAACACAGCACTTCACAGGTGGGTACTGCCCGCATGAAAGACCTGAACAACGACGGCGTGATCAATACCCTGGACCGTACTTATATCGGCAATCCCAGTCCGAAGTTTTTATTTGGGATCAACAATAGCCTCAATTACAGGAACTTCGATTTGAATCTGGTTTTCTCCGGTGCGGTTGGGAACAAAATGTACTACTCTTTGGCAGAATGGACAGAAACGCTGGAAGGGATTTTCAATGTTGAAAAATACATGAAAGACCGCTGGCGTTCGGAAGATGACCCCGGGGCCGGTATCATCGGACGTTCGCTGTCGGGTACCACTTCATTTCCAAGAAGCAATACCAACAGACTGGTACTGGACGCGTCCTATCTGACGCTAAAAAATGTGACGCTGGGGTACACCTTACCGCACCTCACGAGGTTTGTCAGCAAGGCGCGCATTTTCGTCAGCATCCAGCAGGCATTTGTACTCACCAAATACAAAGGATCCAATCCCGAGGCGAGCCTCAACGGCCTGAACGGACTCCGGGAAGGTGTGGATGTGAGCCCGTACCCGGTACCCCGGACTTCGGCTTTGGGTTTGAATGTAAGCTTCTAA
- a CDS encoding RNA polymerase sigma factor → MKKRLAGMEEKCLWQDYRAGNILALSNIMQSSYKDLFHWGMRLYGEKEFVKDCIQEVFLNLWKQHGTIGEVENVKGYLLMVLKSHMLRELSNKHQMLQASIDDDYTFAVEFSADLRMIEEENEIYQFRTLEKVLNTLPQRQKELIYLRFYQNLSFEEIAAVMNLGRQSAYNLFQKSLNSLRKNWPVLALMSLLFGV, encoded by the coding sequence ATGAAAAAACGCCTGGCGGGAATGGAGGAAAAATGTCTTTGGCAGGATTACAGGGCCGGGAATATCCTCGCATTGAGTAATATCATGCAATCCTCGTACAAGGATCTGTTTCACTGGGGAATGCGGTTGTATGGTGAAAAGGAATTCGTGAAGGACTGCATTCAGGAGGTGTTCCTGAACCTATGGAAACAGCATGGTACCATCGGCGAAGTGGAAAACGTGAAAGGCTATCTGCTGATGGTTCTCAAAAGCCACATGCTGCGTGAACTTTCCAATAAGCACCAGATGCTGCAGGCGAGTATCGACGATGACTATACATTCGCAGTCGAGTTTTCCGCCGACCTCCGGATGATCGAGGAGGAAAATGAGATTTACCAGTTTCGCACACTGGAAAAAGTGCTTAACACACTGCCGCAGCGACAAAAAGAACTGATCTATCTGCGGTTTTATCAGAACCTGAGCTTTGAAGAAATTGCTGCCGTCATGAACCTCGGGAGGCAGTCGGCTTATAATCTGTTTCAGAAATCATTGAACAGCCTCCGCAAGAACTGGCCGGTTTTAGCGCTGATGTCTTTGCTTTTTGGCGTGTGA
- a CDS encoding FecR family protein, giving the protein MKNYAAYLMEDFAGDDDFRDWVHGDRQKEDFWKAFLEQYPGKAEVMRRAEQIIRAADVPEEELSGFEIRREVDRFLETANRDQQSDNKGINFKTLLAVAAVLAVALLAGWQLFFRDTNVISKAGQTLEKPRLVQTANDTDKPISVVLEDGSTVVLSPKSSIGYPSEFKGAERKVYLKGEAVFSVRHSSRPFMVCTGDMVTKVLGTRFVVRAFEKDKKISVQVQSGKVSVYSTKQAASANVRERSGVILTANQAAIFEKEQNLVSKTLVANPVLIAKDIKVINQDYDEVSLPVILKELEKGYGIAIQFDQETFQKCRITANLSNETLFEKLDLLCKTVSATYEIVDGQITISGPGCQ; this is encoded by the coding sequence ATGAAGAATTACGCTGCCTATTTAATGGAAGATTTCGCGGGAGACGATGATTTCCGCGATTGGGTACATGGAGACCGGCAAAAAGAAGATTTTTGGAAAGCCTTTTTGGAACAATATCCCGGAAAAGCCGAAGTGATGCGCAGAGCCGAGCAAATTATTCGCGCGGCGGACGTTCCCGAAGAAGAACTCTCGGGGTTCGAGATCAGGCGGGAAGTTGATCGTTTCCTGGAAACAGCAAATCGCGACCAGCAATCTGATAACAAAGGGATTAACTTTAAAACCCTGCTCGCTGTCGCGGCCGTGCTCGCTGTCGCGCTTTTAGCCGGGTGGCAGTTATTTTTCCGGGATACGAATGTCATATCCAAAGCGGGCCAGACACTGGAAAAGCCCCGCCTGGTACAAACCGCCAATGATACCGACAAACCTATTAGCGTCGTGCTGGAAGACGGTTCTACGGTTGTGCTGAGTCCGAAAAGCAGCATTGGTTATCCTTCCGAGTTCAAGGGCGCGGAGCGGAAAGTGTATCTGAAAGGAGAAGCTGTATTCTCTGTCAGGCATTCCTCCCGCCCTTTCATGGTGTGCACGGGTGATATGGTTACCAAGGTGCTCGGTACGCGCTTCGTGGTGCGTGCTTTCGAGAAGGATAAGAAGATCAGCGTACAGGTACAGTCCGGAAAAGTGTCGGTGTACTCTACCAAACAGGCTGCTTCTGCGAATGTGCGCGAACGCAGCGGCGTAATACTCACTGCAAATCAGGCCGCTATTTTTGAGAAAGAGCAAAATCTGGTGTCCAAGACATTGGTAGCCAACCCGGTATTGATCGCAAAGGATATTAAAGTCATCAACCAGGACTATGACGAAGTGTCGCTGCCTGTGATTTTGAAGGAACTGGAAAAGGGGTATGGGATCGCTATTCAGTTTGACCAGGAAACTTTCCAGAAGTGCCGCATCACCGCAAACCTATCGAACGAAACCCTTTTTGAAAAACTGGACCTGCTTTGCAAGACTGTCAGTGCGACCTATGAGATTGTCGACGGGCAGATTACGATATCAGGCCCCGGCTGTCAGTAA